The Kitasatospora sp. NBC_00374 genome has a segment encoding these proteins:
- the sdhA gene encoding succinate dehydrogenase flavoprotein subunit encodes MQIHQYDTVIVGAGGAGMRAAIESTQRSRTAVLTKLYPTRSHTGAAQGGMCAALANVEEDNWEWHTFDTVKGGDYLVDQDAAEIMCKEAIDAVLDLEKMGLPFSRTEQGRIDQRRFGGHSRNHGEAPVRRSCYAADRTGHMILQTLFQNCVKHGVEFFNEFYVLDLLINDGKTAGVVAYELATGEIHVFQAKAVVFASGGTGKMFKVTSNAHTLTGDGQAVALRRGLPLEDMEFFQFHPTGIWRMGILLTEGARGEGGILRNKDGERFMERYAPVMKDLASRDVCSRAIYSEIRAGRGCGPDGDHVYLDLTHLPPEQLDAKLPDITEFARTYLGIEPYTDPIPIQPTAHYAMGGIPTNVEGEVLANNTDIIPGLYAAGEVACVSVHGANRLGTNSLLDINVFGRRAGLAAAAYADKADYVELPLNPAEKVEAMIDGLRESTGTESVAQIRKELQESMDANASVYRTGDTLKQAVSDIAALKERYKNVAIQDKGMRYNTDLLEAVELGNLLDLAEVLAISALAREESRGGHYREDFPTRDDVKFMQHTMAYQEVAEDGSTSIRLDYKPVVTTRYQPMERKY; translated from the coding sequence ATGCAGATTCACCAGTACGACACCGTCATCGTCGGCGCGGGCGGCGCCGGCATGCGCGCGGCCATCGAGTCGACCCAGCGCAGCCGTACCGCCGTGCTGACCAAGCTCTACCCGACCCGCTCCCACACCGGCGCGGCCCAGGGCGGCATGTGCGCCGCCCTCGCCAACGTCGAGGAGGACAACTGGGAGTGGCACACCTTCGACACGGTCAAGGGTGGTGACTACCTGGTCGACCAGGACGCCGCCGAGATCATGTGCAAGGAGGCCATCGACGCCGTCCTCGACCTGGAGAAGATGGGCCTGCCCTTCTCCCGGACCGAGCAGGGCCGGATCGACCAGCGGCGCTTCGGCGGCCACTCCCGCAACCACGGTGAGGCGCCCGTCCGCCGCTCCTGCTACGCGGCCGACCGCACCGGTCACATGATCCTCCAGACGCTGTTCCAGAACTGCGTCAAGCACGGGGTCGAGTTCTTCAACGAGTTCTACGTCCTCGACCTGCTGATCAACGACGGCAAGACCGCGGGCGTCGTCGCCTACGAGCTGGCCACCGGCGAGATCCACGTCTTCCAGGCCAAGGCGGTCGTCTTCGCCTCCGGCGGCACCGGCAAGATGTTCAAGGTCACCTCGAACGCCCACACCCTGACCGGTGACGGCCAGGCGGTGGCGCTGCGCCGCGGCCTGCCGCTGGAGGACATGGAGTTCTTCCAGTTCCACCCGACGGGCATCTGGCGGATGGGCATCCTGCTCACCGAGGGCGCCCGCGGCGAGGGCGGCATCCTGCGCAACAAGGACGGCGAGCGCTTCATGGAGCGCTACGCCCCGGTCATGAAGGACCTCGCGTCCCGTGACGTCTGCTCCCGCGCGATCTACTCGGAGATCCGGGCCGGCCGCGGCTGCGGCCCCGACGGCGACCACGTCTACCTGGACCTGACGCACCTGCCGCCGGAGCAGCTGGACGCCAAGCTGCCGGACATCACCGAGTTCGCGCGCACCTACCTCGGCATCGAGCCCTACACGGACCCGATCCCGATCCAGCCCACCGCGCACTACGCCATGGGCGGCATCCCGACCAACGTCGAGGGTGAGGTGCTGGCCAACAACACCGACATCATCCCCGGCCTGTACGCGGCCGGCGAGGTCGCCTGCGTGTCGGTGCACGGCGCCAACCGCCTGGGCACCAACTCGCTGCTGGACATCAACGTGTTCGGCCGCCGCGCGGGCCTCGCCGCCGCCGCCTACGCGGACAAGGCCGACTACGTCGAGCTGCCGCTGAACCCGGCCGAGAAGGTCGAGGCCATGATCGACGGCCTCCGCGAGTCCACCGGCACCGAGTCCGTCGCGCAGATCCGCAAGGAGCTGCAGGAGTCCATGGACGCCAACGCCTCGGTGTACCGGACCGGCGACACCCTGAAGCAGGCGGTCTCGGACATCGCCGCGCTCAAGGAGCGCTACAAGAACGTCGCGATCCAGGACAAGGGCATGCGCTACAACACGGACCTCCTGGAGGCCGTGGAGCTGGGCAACCTGCTCGACCTGGCCGAGGTGCTGGCCATCTCCGCGCTGGCCCGTGAGGAGTCCCGCGGCGGTCACTACCGCGAGGACTTCCCGACCCGTGACGACGTGAAGTTCATGCAGCACACCATGGCGTACCAGGAGGTTGCCGAGGACGGCAGCACCTCGATCCGCCTCGACTACAAGCCGGTCGTCACGACCCGCTACCAGCCGATGGAGCGTAAGTACTGA
- a CDS encoding succinate dehydrogenase iron-sulfur subunit, with amino-acid sequence MSTPTVEKHSAALDAAEAGGVQLITVTLRIRRFNPEEHPDPVWVDYQLEMDPKERVLDALNKVKWEQDGTLTYRRSCAHGICGSDAMRINGRNRLACKTLIKDVNPEKPITVEAIKGLTVLKDLIVDMDPFFQAYKDVMPFLITKGNEPTRERLQSAEERERFDDTTKCILCAACTSSCPVFWNDGQYFGPAAIVNAHRFIFDSRDEGGEQRLEILNDREGVWRCRTTFNCSEACPRGIEVTKAIQEVKRALVTRRF; translated from the coding sequence ATGAGCACTCCGACTGTGGAGAAGCACTCGGCCGCTCTGGACGCGGCTGAGGCGGGCGGTGTCCAGCTGATCACCGTGACCCTCCGGATCCGCCGGTTCAACCCGGAGGAGCACCCGGACCCGGTGTGGGTCGACTACCAGCTGGAGATGGACCCGAAGGAGCGCGTCCTGGACGCGCTCAACAAGGTCAAGTGGGAGCAGGACGGCACCCTGACCTACCGCCGTTCCTGTGCGCACGGCATCTGCGGCTCGGACGCCATGCGGATCAACGGCCGCAACCGGCTGGCGTGCAAGACCCTGATCAAGGACGTCAACCCGGAGAAGCCGATCACGGTCGAGGCCATCAAGGGCCTCACGGTCCTCAAGGACCTGATCGTCGACATGGACCCGTTCTTCCAGGCGTACAAGGACGTCATGCCGTTCCTCATCACCAAGGGGAACGAGCCGACCCGCGAGCGCCTGCAGTCCGCCGAGGAGCGCGAGCGCTTCGACGACACCACCAAGTGCATCCTGTGCGCCGCGTGCACGTCGTCCTGCCCGGTCTTCTGGAACGACGGCCAGTACTTCGGCCCGGCCGCGATCGTCAACGCGCACCGCTTCATCTTCGACTCGCGCGACGAGGGCGGCGAGCAGCGCCTGGAGATCCTCAACGACCGCGAGGGCGTCTGGCGCTGCCGGACCACCTTCAACTGCTCGGAGGCCTGCCCGCGTGGCATCGAGGTCACCAAGGCGATCCAGGAGGTGAAGCGCGCGCTCGTCACGCGTCGCTTCTAG
- a CDS encoding SCO4848 family membrane protein translates to MKLSRPVSWFLAAFGVWSLIIWTTFIKNLWKDSGGQAFLDGDHSRPTAFFWVHLALAVTSLVLGAAVGTVGVRGLRAASRSSAPTA, encoded by the coding sequence ATGAAGCTCAGCCGCCCCGTCTCCTGGTTCCTCGCCGCCTTCGGCGTCTGGTCCCTGATCATCTGGACCACCTTCATCAAGAACCTCTGGAAGGACTCGGGCGGCCAGGCCTTCCTCGACGGCGACCACTCCCGGCCCACCGCCTTCTTCTGGGTCCACCTGGCCCTCGCGGTGACCTCGCTGGTGCTCGGCGCCGCGGTCGGCACCGTCGGCGTCCGCGGCCTGCGCGCCGCCTCCCGCAGCAGCGCGCCGACCGCCTGA
- a CDS encoding D-alanyl-D-alanine carboxypeptidase family protein, whose translation MQSARHIAYRSTAVALGLLCLAPVAVAAPQDAPPPDRSPVGGELLGRAGVQVAPNAGAPALPADVTGQSWVVADAATGDVLAANNAHQQLPPASTLKMLFADTVLPKLDKTAVHRVGPEELQGMGVGSSLVGIKEDLDYRVDDLWRGVFLSSGADAVRVLAMMNGGVQQTVTQMQQLADRIGARDTRVITPEGYDMDGQVSSAYDLTLFAREGLRNPDFRSYCATRWAQFPGAFDKVSGQRGTFGIANTDRLLGRYEGLIGVKNGYTTNAGATFTGAAERGGKTLLVTVMRPNNSSRVYDETALLLDWGFAALGKVTPVGRLVDPAPSPEPTAPAQAGPAEETARQPLQVAQPEQAPKATPAGSANSGPGLLSMLAGALCAAIGAVAALRSRATRRRRAAALAALAAQPLGDGVRTWPAGATAVSSR comes from the coding sequence ATGCAGAGCGCCCGTCACATCGCGTACCGCAGCACAGCCGTGGCCCTGGGCCTGCTGTGCCTCGCTCCCGTCGCCGTGGCCGCCCCGCAGGACGCGCCGCCGCCGGACCGGTCTCCGGTCGGCGGTGAGCTCCTGGGCCGGGCCGGCGTGCAGGTCGCGCCGAACGCCGGCGCCCCCGCGCTGCCGGCCGACGTCACCGGCCAGTCCTGGGTGGTCGCCGACGCGGCCACCGGCGACGTGCTGGCCGCGAACAACGCGCACCAGCAGCTGCCGCCGGCCAGCACGCTGAAGATGCTCTTCGCCGACACGGTGCTGCCCAAGCTGGACAAGACGGCGGTTCACCGGGTCGGCCCGGAGGAACTCCAGGGGATGGGGGTGGGCAGCAGCCTGGTGGGCATCAAGGAGGATCTGGACTACCGGGTCGACGACCTGTGGCGGGGGGTCTTCCTGAGCTCGGGCGCCGACGCCGTCCGCGTGCTGGCCATGATGAACGGCGGGGTCCAGCAGACCGTGACCCAGATGCAGCAGCTGGCCGACCGGATCGGAGCCCGCGACACCCGGGTGATCACCCCCGAGGGCTACGACATGGACGGCCAGGTCTCCTCGGCGTACGACCTGACGCTGTTCGCCCGGGAGGGGCTGCGCAACCCGGACTTCCGGTCGTACTGCGCCACCCGGTGGGCCCAGTTCCCCGGCGCCTTCGACAAGGTGAGCGGGCAGCGCGGCACCTTCGGGATCGCCAACACCGACCGGCTGCTCGGCCGCTACGAGGGGCTGATCGGGGTCAAGAACGGCTACACCACCAACGCCGGCGCGACCTTCACCGGCGCCGCGGAGCGTGGCGGCAAGACGCTGCTGGTCACGGTGATGCGCCCGAACAACAGCTCGCGGGTGTACGACGAGACGGCGTTGCTGCTCGACTGGGGCTTCGCGGCGCTCGGCAAGGTCACGCCGGTCGGCCGGCTGGTGGACCCGGCGCCCTCCCCGGAGCCGACCGCCCCCGCGCAGGCCGGGCCGGCGGAGGAGACGGCTCGGCAGCCGCTTCAGGTCGCGCAGCCGGAGCAGGCGCCGAAGGCCACCCCGGCGGGGTCGGCGAACAGCGGGCCCGGGCTGCTCAGCATGCTGGCGGGCGCGCTGTGTGCGGCGATCGGCGCGGTGGCCGCGCTCAGGTCCCGGGCCACCCGGCGGCGGCGGGCCGCGGCGCTGGCCGCGCTGGCCGCGCAGCCGCTCGGCGACGGGGTCCGGACCTGGCCTGCGGGCGCGACGGCCGTGAGCAGCCGCTGA